A window of the Sabethes cyaneus chromosome 1, idSabCyanKW18_F2, whole genome shotgun sequence genome harbors these coding sequences:
- the LOC128745707 gene encoding uncharacterized protein LOC128745707 produces the protein MEHVCDKCAKPTKESDYIKCQGFCETVAHFKCAGLSSQLFTKVKSHTDNVLWFCDGCLKLLKWATFRPTIAALGNTIAELVTQQTAAINELKEVIRKDGMKSAYPVASKSDITPRAAQNNWPSIHRPAPKRRREDQFISNRDIIVGTNANLSTTVATVPLTEKKFWIYLSRIHPDVPVQNVHDMVKECLQCDDPPEVVKLVKKDVDMNSLRFISFKVGVDPKLKTATLSPSTWPAGIFFREFEDYGSKNGRGVTTVTPMVASPVIP, from the coding sequence ATGGAGCATGTTTGTGATAAGTGCGCCAAGCCGACAAAAGAATCCGACTATATTAAATGCCAGGGCTTTTGCGAAACGGTGGCTCACTTTAAGTGCGCTGGCCTAAGCAGCCAGTTGTTTACTAAAGTAAAATCCCACACCGATAATGTTCTCTGGTTTTGCGACGGTTGTCTAAAGCTATTGAAATGGGCTACTTTTCGCCCTACAATTGCTGCACTTGGTAACACTATTGCCGAATTAGTTACACAACAAACTGCCGCCATCAATGAATTGAAGGAAGTGATTCGTAAGGACGGAATGAAATCCGCTTATCCGGTAGCCTCGAAATCTGATATAACGCCGCGTGCTGCTCAAAACAACTGGCCGTCTATCCACCGTCCGGCACCTAAGCGCCGTAGAGAAGACCAGTTTATTTCCAACCGGGACATCATTGTTGGAACGAATGCCAATTTGTCGACGACAGTTGCCACTGTTCCTTTAacggaaaaaaaattctggATTTACTTATCCAGAATTCACCCCGACGTACCGGTTCAGAACGTCCATGACATGGTAAAGGAATGCTTACAGTGCGACGACCCACCTGAAGTTGTtaaattggtgaaaaaagatgTCGACATGAACTCGCTGCGATTTATCTCCTTCAAAGTGGGTGTCGATCCAAAGCTCAAAACTGCCACTCTATCACCAAGTACATGGCCCGCCGGAATTTTCTTTAGAGAATTCGAGGATTATGGGTCAAAAAACGGCCGTGGAGTAACAACAGTAACGCCTATGGTGGCTTCACCGGTTATTCCTTAG
- the LOC128745708 gene encoding uncharacterized protein LOC128745708 — CTDAGTGKGTDLRSGFYNVIYDTVEIEPYFYRVDRNQSEKLLQGNRPGSCLVKSSKFKHTKIRYILTIHAARSYFHLYIRRTGFNGMYALGLPKQKERRFKFPADIVQYYCTHLLECANETATVKLNLLPFVKSAVPPFGLHK, encoded by the exons TGCACAGATGCTGGCACAGGAAAGGGCACTGACCTACGATCAGGTTTCTACAATGTGATTTACGATACAGTGGAAATTGAACCTTATTTTTATAGAGTAGATCGAAACCAAAGTGAAAAACTGCTTCAAGGAAACCGGCCGGGAAGTTGTCTggtgaaatcttccaaatttaaG CACACCAAAATTCGCTATATCCTTACCATCCACGCCGCCCGCAGCTACTTTCACTTGTACATCCGCCGAACCGGTTTCAACGGAATGTACGCCCTGGGTCTGCCGAAGCAGAAGGAGCGCCGCTTCAAGTTTCCCGCCGATATTGTCCAATATTATTGCACACATCTGTTGGAATGTGCCAACGAGACAGCAACGGTTAAACTTAATTTACTACCGTTCGTCAAGAGTGCAGTGCCGCCATTTGGATTACACAAGTAG